The proteins below come from a single Comamonas antarctica genomic window:
- a CDS encoding alpha-E domain-containing protein, with translation MLSRTADHLYWMSRYIERAANTARLLNVTYDTSMLPQAARKAQKDWQGVLSISELVPAYLEMHDEITRDEVLHFMVREERNNASIFCCLRAARENARAVRGALTTEVWETHNQTWLDLGRQLDGGAFERDPARFFEWVKDRSHLARGVTQSTMLQDDAYHFLRLGTALERADNTARLLDVKFHAIEHDYHGSERGAGAAHFDYYHWSTLLHSVSAFEVYRKVYRDVITPERVAELLMLRPDMPRSLLASMQEVVANLTLVANEQSGETQRKAGRLLVDLRYARIEEILATGLHAYLTQFLERVNALGADISRDFLVPN, from the coding sequence ATGCTGAGCCGTACCGCCGACCATCTGTACTGGATGTCCCGCTACATCGAACGCGCGGCCAACACCGCGCGCTTGCTGAACGTGACCTATGACACCTCGATGCTGCCGCAGGCCGCGCGCAAGGCGCAAAAGGACTGGCAGGGCGTGCTGTCGATCAGCGAGCTGGTCCCCGCCTATCTGGAGATGCATGACGAAATCACGCGCGATGAGGTGCTGCATTTCATGGTGCGCGAGGAGCGCAACAACGCCTCGATCTTTTGCTGCCTGCGCGCCGCACGCGAGAACGCGCGCGCGGTGCGCGGCGCGCTGACCACTGAAGTCTGGGAAACGCACAACCAGACCTGGCTGGACCTGGGCCGGCAGCTCGATGGCGGCGCGTTCGAACGCGACCCGGCGCGGTTCTTCGAATGGGTCAAGGACCGCTCGCATCTGGCGCGCGGCGTCACCCAAAGCACGATGCTGCAGGATGATGCCTATCACTTCCTGCGCCTGGGCACGGCGCTGGAGCGCGCCGACAACACCGCACGCCTGCTGGACGTCAAGTTCCACGCCATCGAGCACGACTACCATGGCAGCGAGCGCGGCGCCGGCGCGGCGCACTTCGACTACTACCACTGGAGCACGCTGCTGCACAGCGTCTCGGCCTTCGAGGTCTACCGCAAGGTCTACCGCGACGTGATCACGCCCGAGCGCGTCGCCGAGCTGCTGATGCTGCGCCCCGACATGCCGCGCTCGCTGCTCGCCAGCATGCAGGAAGTCGTGGCGAACCTGACGCTGGTGGCCAACGAGCAATCGGGCGAGACCCAGCGCAAGGCCGGCCGCCTGCTGGTCGACCTGCGCTATGCGCGCATCGAGGAGATCCTCGCCACCGGGCTGCATGCGTACCTCACGCAGTTCCTCGAACGCGTGAATGCGCTGGGCGCCGATATCAGCCGGGATTTCCTGGTGCCGAACTAA
- a CDS encoding circularly permuted type 2 ATP-grasp protein: MHRFDEMYAATPFEGSDVRAHYKSYRDWLSRQPGETMQARRAEAEMIFRRVGITFAVYGAKDEEGAGQERLIPFDQIPRIIPAAEWSHLQRGLAQRATALNRFIHDVYHGQDILRAGIVPTDLILDNAQYRPEMVGVKVPGDIYAQIAGIDIVRAGNADGMGEYFVLEDNLRVPSGVSYMLENRRMMMRLFPELFAQHAVAPVAHYPDLLLDTLRAVAPSGASAPTVVVLTPGMHNSAYFEHAFLAQQMGVELVEGQDLVVENDTVFMRTTHGLRRVDVIYRRIDDDFLDPEVFRADSALGCAGLMRAYRAGKVAICNAVGTGIADDKSVYPYVPDMIRFYLGEQPLLSNVPTWMCRKGDDLAYVLDHLDELVVKEVHGAGGYGMLIGPAATRAEIEDFRRVLMANPAGYIAQPTLSLSSCPTYVESGIAPRHIDLRPFVLSGKSVQMVAGGLTRVALKEGSLVVNSSQGGGTKDTWVLEEETGFAEGSAAC, encoded by the coding sequence ATGCACAGATTTGATGAAATGTATGCAGCCACACCCTTCGAGGGCAGCGATGTGCGCGCGCATTACAAGAGCTACCGCGACTGGCTTTCACGCCAGCCCGGCGAGACCATGCAGGCGCGGCGCGCCGAGGCAGAGATGATCTTTCGCCGGGTCGGCATCACCTTTGCCGTCTATGGCGCCAAGGACGAGGAAGGCGCGGGGCAGGAGCGGCTGATCCCGTTCGACCAGATACCGCGCATCATTCCCGCGGCCGAATGGTCCCACCTGCAGCGCGGCCTGGCGCAGCGCGCCACGGCCCTCAACCGCTTCATCCACGATGTCTACCACGGCCAGGACATCCTGCGCGCGGGCATCGTGCCCACGGACCTGATCCTGGACAATGCCCAGTACCGCCCGGAGATGGTGGGCGTCAAGGTGCCGGGCGACATCTATGCGCAGATTGCCGGCATCGACATCGTGCGCGCCGGCAATGCCGACGGCATGGGCGAATACTTCGTGCTCGAGGACAACCTGCGCGTGCCGTCGGGCGTCTCGTACATGCTCGAGAACCGGCGCATGATGATGCGGTTGTTCCCCGAGCTGTTCGCGCAGCATGCGGTGGCACCGGTCGCGCACTACCCCGACCTGCTGCTCGACACCCTGCGCGCGGTCGCGCCGTCCGGCGCGAGCGCGCCGACGGTGGTGGTGCTCACGCCCGGCATGCACAACAGCGCCTATTTCGAGCATGCCTTCCTGGCCCAGCAGATGGGCGTGGAACTCGTCGAAGGGCAGGACCTGGTGGTCGAGAACGACACCGTGTTCATGCGCACCACGCACGGCCTGCGCCGCGTCGACGTGATCTACCGCCGCATCGATGACGACTTCCTCGACCCTGAAGTTTTCCGCGCCGACTCGGCGCTGGGCTGCGCCGGCCTGATGCGCGCCTATCGCGCGGGCAAGGTTGCCATCTGCAACGCGGTCGGCACCGGCATTGCCGATGACAAGTCGGTCTACCCCTATGTGCCCGACATGATCCGCTTCTATCTGGGCGAGCAGCCGCTGCTGTCCAACGTGCCGACCTGGATGTGCCGCAAGGGCGATGACCTGGCCTATGTGCTGGACCACCTCGACGAACTCGTGGTCAAGGAAGTGCATGGCGCCGGCGGCTACGGCATGCTGATCGGCCCGGCCGCGACGCGCGCCGAGATCGAGGATTTCCGCCGCGTGCTGATGGCGAATCCCGCGGGCTACATTGCCCAGCCGACACTGAGCCTGTCGAGCTGCCCGACCTATGTCGAAAGCGGCATTGCGCCGCGCCACATCGACCTGCGGCCGTTCGTGCTCAGCGGCAAGTCGGTGCAGATGGTGGCGGGTGGCCTGACCCGCGTGGCCCTCAAGGAAGGATCGCTGGTGGTCAATTCATCGCAGGGCGGAGGTACCAAGGACACCTGGGTGCTCGAAGAGGAAACGGGCTTTGCCGAAGGGAGCGCCGCATGCTGA
- a CDS encoding DNA internalization-related competence protein ComEC/Rec2 — protein sequence MSATLRPLPLRIRPLRPWSVFQAVLMGIVAGAAWQVMQPALWQAQAYGALLLVSVVLAGAAWRARRQRGWLGWMLCALAAGGAMAAGCGARALAFQAQALDAALQGRDLRVTGIVAAMPEPAPWGLRFRFAVEHAQHAIADAGGARAPVRLPPLVELSVPALQRGGTPLLLAAGERWSLTVRLKAPHGLRNPQAFDQELWLWEQGVQATGYVRLGTAHAAPQPLGQTWRHPVALLRQRLRDAIVAGQAMPAGLRAAWPGTVAPETWQRARGVVAALVIGDQGAIAPRDWELFRATGVAHLMSISGLHITLFAWLAAALLGRAWRRSARLCLWLPAPCAALAGGVLLALGYALLSGWGLPAQRTVAMLAVVAALRLSGVRWPWHQVWLLALAAVVLADPWALWQAGFWLSFVAVGVLFAASARDPPAAAGLGGHALALLRTQAVVTLALTPLGLLLFGQISLVGMLANLLAIPWVTLVVTPLALAGMCWAPLWHLATVSVMPLNAALAGLAQAPAAQLFLPAAPLWAGLAAVAGGVWLVLRLPWSLRLLGLPLLLPALWWQPARPVHGSFTLLAPDVGQGNAVLVRTRSHSLLYDTGPRHGPGSDAGQRVLLPLLRAAGVRLDMLMLSHGDNDHVGGAAAVQRAQPQAALRGAVSPEWPLAVQRSAAPCVAGQRWAWDGVAFEVLHPLPATAAVPQGRRRTAKDAPNTRSCVLRIQAANGATALLAGDIERAQEAALLAGGADLRADWLLVPHHGSKTSSSAEWIAAVAPRHALVQAGYRNRYGHPAAPVMQRYAAHGVRPVTSAACGAARWSSAQPQRLECERERAPRYWQAGRRD from the coding sequence ATGAGCGCCACGCTCCGCCCTCTGCCCCTGCGCATCCGGCCGCTGCGGCCGTGGTCGGTATTCCAGGCCGTGCTCATGGGCATCGTCGCGGGCGCGGCCTGGCAGGTCATGCAGCCGGCGCTTTGGCAGGCGCAGGCCTATGGTGCATTGCTGTTGGTCAGCGTGGTGCTGGCTGGCGCGGCATGGCGCGCCCGCCGGCAGCGCGGTTGGCTGGGGTGGATGCTTTGCGCGCTGGCGGCCGGCGGTGCGATGGCCGCGGGTTGCGGTGCGCGCGCGCTGGCTTTCCAGGCGCAGGCGCTGGATGCCGCACTGCAAGGCCGGGACCTGCGCGTGACTGGCATCGTCGCGGCCATGCCCGAGCCCGCGCCCTGGGGCCTGCGCTTTCGCTTTGCGGTCGAGCATGCGCAACATGCCATTGCCGACGCAGGCGGCGCGCGCGCGCCGGTGCGCCTGCCGCCGCTGGTCGAGCTCAGCGTGCCCGCCCTGCAGCGCGGCGGCACGCCGCTGCTGCTGGCGGCCGGCGAGCGCTGGTCCCTCACGGTACGCCTCAAGGCGCCGCACGGGCTGCGCAATCCGCAGGCCTTCGACCAGGAACTGTGGCTCTGGGAGCAGGGCGTGCAGGCCACGGGCTACGTGCGCCTTGGCACGGCGCACGCCGCGCCGCAGCCGCTGGGGCAGACCTGGCGCCACCCCGTGGCGCTGCTGCGCCAGCGCCTGCGCGATGCCATCGTGGCCGGGCAGGCGATGCCCGCGGGTTTGCGCGCCGCATGGCCGGGGACCGTGGCGCCCGAGACCTGGCAGCGTGCGCGTGGCGTCGTGGCGGCGCTGGTCATCGGCGACCAGGGCGCGATCGCGCCGCGCGACTGGGAGCTGTTCCGCGCCACGGGCGTCGCCCATCTGATGAGCATTTCGGGGCTGCACATCACGCTGTTTGCGTGGCTCGCGGCGGCGCTGCTGGGCCGCGCCTGGCGGCGCTCGGCCCGGCTGTGCCTGTGGCTGCCCGCGCCTTGCGCCGCGCTGGCCGGCGGCGTGCTGCTGGCGCTGGGCTATGCGCTGCTCAGCGGCTGGGGCCTGCCCGCGCAGCGCACGGTGGCCATGCTGGCCGTCGTGGCTGCGCTGCGGCTGTCGGGCGTGCGCTGGCCCTGGCACCAGGTCTGGCTGCTGGCACTGGCCGCCGTGGTGCTGGCCGATCCCTGGGCGCTGTGGCAGGCCGGCTTCTGGCTGAGTTTCGTCGCCGTGGGCGTGCTGTTCGCAGCGTCGGCGCGCGACCCTCCTGCGGCTGCGGGCCTGGGCGGACACGCGCTGGCGCTGCTGCGCACCCAGGCCGTGGTCACACTGGCGCTCACGCCGCTGGGCCTGCTGCTGTTCGGCCAGATCTCGCTGGTGGGCATGCTGGCCAACCTGCTGGCGATTCCCTGGGTCACGCTGGTGGTCACGCCGCTGGCGCTGGCCGGCATGTGCTGGGCGCCGCTGTGGCATCTGGCCACGGTCAGCGTGATGCCGTTGAACGCCGCCCTGGCAGGGTTGGCGCAGGCGCCGGCGGCGCAGCTGTTCCTGCCCGCGGCGCCGCTTTGGGCCGGGCTTGCCGCCGTCGCCGGCGGTGTCTGGCTGGTGCTGCGCCTGCCCTGGTCCCTCCGCTTGCTCGGCCTGCCACTGCTGCTGCCCGCGCTCTGGTGGCAGCCCGCGCGGCCGGTCCATGGCAGCTTCACGCTGCTCGCGCCCGATGTGGGCCAGGGCAACGCCGTGCTGGTGCGCACGCGCTCGCACAGCCTGCTGTATGACACCGGCCCGCGCCACGGCCCGGGCAGCGACGCGGGCCAGCGCGTGCTGCTGCCGCTGCTGCGCGCCGCGGGCGTGCGCCTCGACATGCTGATGCTGAGCCATGGCGACAACGACCATGTCGGCGGCGCCGCCGCGGTGCAGCGGGCGCAGCCGCAGGCCGCGCTGCGCGGCGCGGTGAGCCCGGAGTGGCCGCTGGCGGTGCAGCGTTCGGCCGCGCCCTGCGTGGCGGGCCAGCGCTGGGCCTGGGATGGCGTGGCCTTCGAGGTGTTGCATCCCCTGCCCGCCACCGCTGCCGTGCCGCAGGGGCGGCGGCGCACGGCCAAGGACGCACCCAATACCCGCAGCTGCGTGCTGCGCATCCAGGCCGCGAACGGCGCCACCGCATTGCTGGCCGGAGACATCGAACGCGCGCAGGAAGCGGCGCTGCTGGCCGGTGGCGCCGATCTGCGTGCCGACTGGCTGCTGGTGCCGCACCATGGCAGCAAGACTTCTTCGAGCGCCGAATGGATTGCCGCCGTCGCGCCACGCCATGCATTGGTGCAGGCCGGCTACCGCAACCGCTACGGCCATCCCGCGGCGCCGGTCATGCAGCGCTACGCGGCCCACGGCGTGCGGCCCGTGACCAGCGCCGCCTGCGGCGCTGCGCGCTGGTCCTCGGCGCAGCCGCAGCGCCTGGAGTGCGAGCGCGAGCGCGCGCCGCGCTACTGGCAGGCCGGACGCCGCGATTAA
- a CDS encoding RidA family protein, producing the protein MSVYDKLKALQIELPALAVPAAAYLPYVQSGSLVFLSGHIAKKDGKVWAGQLGRNVTTEEGQAAARAVAIDLLGTLQHAAGGDLNRVQRIVKVMSLVNSTGDYTEQHLVTNGCSELLGEIFGARGQHARSAFGVAQIPMGACVEIELIAELA; encoded by the coding sequence ATGAGCGTTTATGACAAGCTGAAAGCACTGCAGATCGAACTGCCCGCGCTGGCCGTGCCCGCGGCCGCCTACCTGCCCTACGTGCAAAGCGGTTCGCTGGTGTTTCTCAGCGGCCATATCGCCAAGAAGGACGGCAAGGTCTGGGCCGGCCAACTGGGCCGCAATGTCACGACCGAAGAAGGCCAGGCCGCCGCGCGCGCCGTGGCCATCGACCTGCTGGGCACGCTGCAGCACGCGGCCGGCGGCGACCTCAACCGCGTGCAGCGCATCGTCAAGGTGATGAGCCTGGTCAACTCCACCGGCGACTACACCGAGCAGCACCTGGTCACCAATGGCTGCAGCGAACTGCTGGGCGAGATCTTCGGCGCGAGGGGCCAGCATGCGCGCAGCGCGTTTGGCGTGGCGCAAATCCCCATGGGCGCCTGCGTGGAAATCGAGTTGATCGCCGAACTGGCCTGA
- the parC gene encoding DNA topoisomerase IV subunit A yields the protein MSDQDTLDLAVQSNGDALDLGTYAQRAYLEYALSVVKGRALPDVCDGLKPVQRRILYAMDRMGLSHSGNTVPRPVKSARVVGDVLGRFHPHGDQSAYDALVRMAQDFAQRYPLVDGQGNFGSRDGDGAAAMRYTEARLSKICGLLLDEIDEGTVDFVPNYDGSTQEPRQLPARLPFSLLNGASGIAVGLATEIPSHNLREVADACVALIKKPNMSAADLALHIPGPDYPGGGQIISSPSDIADAYRSGRGSLKVRARWKIEELARGQWQMVVTELPPGVSAQKVLEEIEELSNPKIKAGKKALSQDQQQLKINLLAVLDGVRDESSKDAPVRLVIEPKSSKVRQSDLAHMLLAHTSLETSSSINLTMIGLDGKPVQKSLLQMLQEWIEFRQSTITRRSQHRLAKVLDRAHILEGRQIVLLNIDEVIAIIRESDEPKAALIERFALSERQAEDILEIRLRQLARLEAIKIEQELKTLRENQAKLEDILGNPATLRRLMIKEIEADAKQFADARRTLIQEEKKAVAEVKVADEPVTVVVSEKGWVRARQGHGHEAASFTFKAGDALYGTFECRTVDQLLAFGSNGRVYSVPVAQLPGGRGDGQPVTTLVELESGTRLQYYFAGPGSAQLLLASSGGYGFLANVDSLVSRNKSGKAFVNLAEGETLCAPSHASGASGSVALAPATHVAVGSVGGRILTFEIGELKTMTSAARGLMLLALEAGDTLAGAAAYTRSIRLEGTGRGGKAREETLEIRSLNNARGKRGAKGKAADLGFKPSRITRVE from the coding sequence ATGAGCGATCAAGATACCCTGGACCTGGCAGTGCAATCCAATGGCGATGCACTGGACCTCGGAACCTATGCCCAGCGCGCCTACCTCGAGTACGCGCTGTCGGTCGTCAAGGGCAGAGCCCTGCCCGACGTGTGCGACGGTCTCAAGCCCGTGCAGCGGCGCATTCTCTACGCGATGGACCGCATGGGCCTGAGCCATTCGGGCAATACCGTGCCGCGCCCGGTCAAGAGCGCGCGCGTGGTCGGCGATGTGCTCGGCCGCTTCCACCCGCATGGCGACCAGTCGGCCTATGACGCGCTGGTGCGCATGGCGCAGGACTTCGCGCAGCGCTATCCGCTGGTCGACGGCCAGGGCAACTTCGGCAGCCGCGACGGCGACGGCGCCGCAGCGATGCGCTACACCGAAGCCCGGCTGTCGAAGATCTGCGGCCTGCTGCTCGACGAGATCGACGAGGGCACGGTGGACTTCGTGCCCAATTACGACGGCTCGACGCAGGAGCCGCGCCAGTTGCCGGCGCGCCTGCCGTTCAGCCTGCTCAATGGCGCCAGCGGCATTGCCGTGGGCCTGGCCACCGAAATCCCGAGCCACAACCTGCGCGAGGTGGCCGATGCCTGCGTGGCGCTGATCAAGAAGCCCAACATGAGCGCGGCCGATCTCGCGCTGCACATTCCGGGGCCCGACTATCCCGGCGGCGGGCAGATCATCAGCAGCCCGTCGGACATCGCCGATGCCTACCGCAGCGGCCGCGGCAGCCTCAAGGTGCGCGCGCGCTGGAAGATCGAGGAGCTGGCGCGCGGCCAGTGGCAGATGGTCGTGACCGAGCTGCCGCCCGGCGTGTCGGCGCAGAAGGTGCTCGAGGAAATCGAGGAGTTGTCCAACCCCAAGATCAAGGCCGGCAAGAAGGCGCTGAGCCAGGACCAGCAGCAGCTCAAGATCAACCTGCTGGCGGTGCTCGACGGCGTGCGCGACGAGTCCAGCAAGGATGCGCCGGTGCGCCTGGTCATCGAGCCCAAGAGCTCCAAGGTGCGCCAGTCCGACCTGGCCCACATGCTGCTCGCGCACACCAGCCTCGAGACCTCGAGCTCGATCAACCTGACGATGATCGGCCTGGACGGCAAGCCGGTGCAGAAATCGCTGCTGCAGATGCTGCAGGAGTGGATCGAGTTCCGCCAGTCGACGATCACGCGGCGCTCGCAGCACCGCCTGGCCAAGGTGCTCGACCGCGCGCACATCCTCGAAGGCCGGCAGATCGTGCTGCTCAACATCGACGAGGTGATTGCCATCATCCGCGAGAGCGACGAGCCCAAGGCCGCGCTGATCGAGCGCTTCGCGCTGTCCGAACGCCAGGCCGAGGACATCCTCGAAATCCGCCTGCGCCAGCTCGCGCGCCTCGAGGCCATCAAGATCGAGCAGGAGCTCAAGACGCTGCGCGAGAACCAGGCCAAGCTCGAGGACATCCTGGGCAACCCGGCCACGCTGCGCCGGCTGATGATCAAGGAGATCGAGGCCGACGCCAAGCAGTTCGCCGATGCGCGCCGCACGCTGATCCAGGAAGAGAAGAAGGCCGTGGCCGAGGTCAAGGTCGCCGACGAGCCGGTCACCGTGGTGGTGTCGGAAAAGGGCTGGGTGCGCGCGCGCCAGGGCCATGGCCATGAAGCCGCGAGCTTCACCTTCAAGGCCGGCGATGCGCTGTACGGCACCTTCGAGTGCCGCACCGTCGACCAGTTGCTGGCGTTCGGCAGCAACGGCCGGGTCTATTCCGTGCCGGTGGCGCAGCTGCCCGGCGGCCGTGGCGACGGCCAGCCCGTGACCACGCTGGTGGAACTGGAAAGCGGCACGCGCCTGCAGTACTACTTTGCCGGTCCGGGTTCGGCCCAGCTGCTGCTGGCCAGCTCGGGTGGCTACGGCTTCCTGGCGAATGTCGACAGCCTGGTCTCGCGCAACAAGAGCGGCAAGGCCTTCGTCAACCTGGCCGAAGGCGAGACGCTGTGCGCGCCCTCGCATGCCAGCGGCGCCTCGGGCAGCGTGGCGCTCGCGCCCGCGACCCATGTGGCCGTGGGCTCGGTCGGCGGCCGCATCCTGACCTTCGAGATCGGCGAGCTCAAGACCATGACCAGCGCCGCGCGCGGCCTGATGCTGCTGGCGCTCGAAGCCGGCGATACCCTGGCCGGCGCAGCCGCCTACACGCGCAGCATCCGCCTCGAAGGCACGGGTCGCGGCGGCAAGGCGCGTGAAGAGACGCTGGAGATCCGCAGCCTCAACAACGCGCGCGGCAAGCGCGGCGCCAAGGGCAAGGCTGCCGACCTGGGCTTCAAGCCTTCCCGCATCACGCGCGTGGAGTAA
- a CDS encoding lytic transglycosylase domain-containing protein, which produces MSCPAPSLALPQRRFGPRLLAAALLCLGLAAGTARADLWAFVDARGVTHFAAEQLDERYALFFRGPRFDSERDMAAAPMDPDTELAARSRVQSYFDILPAYKSVRPHLRRAAERSGVDYALLKAVIATESGFDAQAVSPKGALGLMQLMPATAERFGVAATAARSLAQQLHDPAVNVPAGARYLRHLLDLFDGRLELALAAYNAGEGAVRRAGLKIPPFRETQNYVKTVLALYRQLQPLAPGVATPGVATPAAAVRRAAGVPDDRSPRIRMTLPPGSAGATFDEKREQ; this is translated from the coding sequence ATGTCCTGCCCCGCCCCCTCCCTGGCATTGCCGCAGCGCCGCTTCGGCCCGCGCCTGCTGGCGGCGGCACTGCTGTGCCTGGGGCTGGCAGCGGGCACGGCGCGCGCCGACCTGTGGGCCTTTGTCGATGCGCGCGGCGTCACGCACTTTGCCGCCGAGCAGCTCGATGAGCGCTATGCGCTGTTCTTTCGCGGCCCGCGCTTCGACTCGGAGCGCGACATGGCCGCGGCGCCGATGGATCCTGATACCGAGTTGGCAGCGCGCTCGCGCGTGCAGTCGTATTTCGACATCCTGCCGGCCTACAAGAGCGTGCGCCCGCACCTGCGGCGCGCGGCGGAGCGCAGCGGCGTCGACTATGCGCTGCTCAAGGCAGTGATCGCCACCGAATCGGGTTTCGATGCGCAGGCGGTCTCGCCCAAGGGCGCGCTCGGGCTGATGCAGCTGATGCCGGCCACGGCCGAACGCTTCGGCGTGGCCGCCACCGCGGCGCGCAGCCTGGCGCAGCAGCTGCATGATCCGGCCGTCAACGTGCCCGCGGGCGCGCGCTACCTGCGCCATCTGCTCGATCTGTTCGACGGCCGGCTGGAGCTGGCGCTGGCCGCCTACAACGCGGGCGAAGGCGCGGTGCGCCGCGCGGGACTCAAGATCCCGCCGTTCCGGGAAACCCAAAACTATGTGAAGACCGTGCTGGCGCTGTACCGCCAGCTCCAGCCGCTGGCACCGGGCGTCGCTACGCCGGGCGTCGCCACGCCGGCCGCCGCAGTGCGCCGCGCCGCCGGCGTGCCCGATGATCGGTCCCCACGCATCCGCATGACGCTGCCCCCGGGCAGCGCCGGCGCGACTTTCGACGAGAAACGAGAACAATGA